In the genome of Siniperca chuatsi isolate FFG_IHB_CAS linkage group LG17, ASM2008510v1, whole genome shotgun sequence, one region contains:
- the LOC122864118 gene encoding type-4 ice-structuring protein LS-12-like: MKFSLIAAVVVLALAQGSFAQDVADLERLGQYFEEMKNKMTLDLTEMIQNQDLANQAQTFMEDKKTQLEPLAAQIQEQLKTVATNVEEHIKPLAANVQAQIQPMVDNFQKQVEAIFQKLTEQARAVGN, translated from the exons ATGAAATTCTCCCTCATTGCAGCCGTCGTCGTGCTTGCTCTGGCACAAG GAAGCTTTGCACAAGATGTTGCCGATCTCGAAAGGCTCGGTCAGTACTTTGAGGagatgaagaacaaaatgactCTGGACCTGACTGAGATGATCCAGAACCAGGACCTGGCAAACCAGGCTCA GACCTTCATGGAGGACAAGAAAACCCAGCTGGAGCCCCTGGCCGCTCAGATCCAGGAGCAGCTGAAGACTGTTGCCACCAACGTCGAGGAGCACATCAAGCCCCTGGCTGCCAACGTGCAGGCTCAGATCCAGCCCATGGTGGATAACTTCCAGAAGCAGGTGGAGGCCATCTTCCAGAAGCTGACGGAGCAGGCCAGGGCCGTTGGCAACTAA
- the LOC122864117 gene encoding polyadenylate-binding protein 1A-like, whose product MNPSAPSYPMASLYVGDLHQDVTEAMLYEKFSPAGAILSIRVCRDMITRRSLGYAYVNFQQPADAERALDTMNFDVIKGRPVRIMWSQRDPSLRKSGVGNIFIKNLDKSIDNKALYDTFSAFGNILSCKVVCDENGSKGYGFVHFETQEAAERAIEKMNGMLLNDRKVFVGRFKSRKEREAELGARAKEFTNVYVKNFGEDMDDEKLRELFNKYGNAMSIRVMTDDSGKSRGFGFVSFERHEDAQKAVDEMNGKELNGKLIYVGRAQKKVERQTELKRKFEQMKQDRMTRYQGVNLYVKNLDDGIDDERLRKEFSPFGTITSAKVMMEGGRSKGFGFVCFSSPEEATKAVTEMNGRIVATKPLYVALAQRKEERQAHLTNQYMQRMASVRAVPNPVINPYQPAPPSGYFMAAIPQAQNRAAYYPAAGQMAQLRPSPRWATQGVRPQHFQNMPGAMRPSAPRPQTFGAMRPASQVPRMMSTQRVAAQTMGPRPANPAAGAATPVRGVPQYKYATGVRNPQQHMTAQPQVTMQQPAVHVQGQEPLTASMLAAAPPQEQKQMLGERLFPLIQNMHPSLAGKITGMLLEIDNSELLHMLESPESLRSKVDEAVAVLQAHQAKEAAQKTVTNTAGVPSV is encoded by the exons ATGAACCCCAGTGCTCCCAGTTACCCCATGGCCTCCCTGTACGTCGGGGATCTGCATCAAGATGTGACTGAGGCCATGCTGTACGAGAAATTCAGCCCAGCCGGAGCTATCCTGTCGATCCGGGTCTGTAGGGACATGATCACCCGGCGTTCCCTTGGATACGCTTATGTCAACTTCCAACAGCCAGCGGACG CTGAGCGTGCACTGGACACCATGAACTTTGATGTGATTAAGGGGCGACCTGTGCGCATCATGTGGTCGCAGCGTGATCCGTCACTGAGAAAAAGTGGCGTGGGAAACATCTTCATCAAGAATCTTGACAAGTCCATCGACAACAAGGCTCTATATGACACCTTCTCTGCTTTTGGCAACATCCTGTCATGCAAG GTGGTTTGTGACGAGAATGGCTCTAAAGGCTACGGCTTTGTGCATTTTGAGACTCAGGAGGCAGCCGAACGAGCCATTGAGAAAATGAATGGCATGCTGCTCAATGACCGAAAAGT ATTCGTGGGTCGCTTCAAATCTCGCAAAGAGCGCGAGGCTGAACTGGGTGCCCGAGCTAAGGAGTTCACAAATGTCTATGTTAAAAACTTTGGTGAAGACATGGATGATGAGAAGCTGAGGGAACTCTTCAATAAATACG GAAACGCCATGAGTATCCGCGTCATGACCGATGACAGCGGAAAGTCTCGAGGCTTCGGGTTTGTCAGCTTTGAGAGGCACGAGGACGCCCAGAAg GCAGTGGATGAGATGAATGGGAAGGAGTTGAACGGCAAGCTCATCTACGTTGGCCGTGCCCAGAAGAAGGTGGAGCGACAAACGGAGCTCAAGCGTAAATTTGAGCAAATGAAACAAGACCGCATGACTCGCTACCAG GGTGTCAACTTGTACGTGAAGAACCTTGATGATGGAATTGACGATGAACGTCTGCGCAAGGAGTTCTCACCATTCGGCACCATAACCAGTGCCAAG GTCATGATGGAGGGTGGGCGTAGCAAAGGCTTCGGCTTTGTTTGCTTCTCATCCCCAGAGGAGGCCACCAAAGCGGTGACAGAAATGAATGGACGCATTGTAGCCACCAAGCCTTTGTATGTGGCCCTGGCCCAGCGGAAAGAGGAGCGTCAAGCCCACCTGACCAACCAGTATATGCAGCGCATGGCCAGTGTACGTGCAGTGCCGAACCCAGTCATCAATCCCTACCAGCCAGCCCCGCCCTCTGGCTACTTCATGGCTGCCATACCTCAGGCCCAGAACCGTGCTGCTTACTACCCAGCTGCTGGGCAGATGGCCCAGCTCCGCCCAAGCCCACGGTGGGCCACCCAAGGTGTTCGGCCACAAC ACTTCCAGAACATGCCGGGTGCCATGCGTCCGTCAGCACCGCGTCCTCAGACCTTCGGTGCCATGCGGCCTGCCTCCCAGGTGCCCCGCATGATGTCCACCCAACGTGTCG CTGCTCAGACCATGGGCCCCCGACCAGCCAACCCCGCTGCTGGAGCAGCCACACCTGTGCGTGGAGTCCCTCAGTACAAGTATGCCACAGGAGTCCGCAATCCCCAGCAACACATGACTGCTCAGCCACAAGTCACAATGCAGCAG CCTGCTGTTCACGTTCAGGGACAGGAGCCTCTGACTGCCTCCATGCTGGCCGCTGCTCCACCGCAGGAACAGAAGCAGATGCTGG GTGAGCGTCTGTTTCCACTGATCCAGAACATGCACCCAAGCCTGGCAGGAAAGATCACTGGCATGCTGCTGGAGATTGACAACTCAGAGCTGCTCCACATGCTGGAGTCCCCAGAGTCTCTCCGCTCAAAG GTGGATGAGGCGGTGGCTGTGCTTCAGGCCCACCAGGCCAAGGAGGCCGCCCAGAAGACTGTGACAAATACAGCTGGTGTCCCAAGTGTCTGA